AGGGAGAAAAGAGAGGATATTCCCCTGCTGATTAACTATTTTGTTAATAAATTTACCAAAGGGGGCAGGAAAAAACGGTTTTCCCAAGGGGCGATAGATATACTTACAGCATACGAATGGCCTGGCAATGTCCGGGAGCTTGCCAATGTCGTTGAGAGATCTGTCCTGATAAGCAGCCATCGTGAGGAGATAGTTGCAGATGATCTTTCCGAAGGACTTAAAAATGAGGTGTCATGCATAATAGATACTGAGAAACCACAGTCAGAAGGCAGGATACTAACGCTTGCCCGGATGGAAGATGAATATATTCAAAGCGTCTTGAGTTCTGTTAAAGGTAATAAAAGCAGAGCTGCCCGGCTTTTAGGTATAAGCCGGAAAAATCTTTACGATAAGATCGGGGCAAGTCTTGGAGAAACAGATAAGGAACCAGAAGATTAAACTGCTACCTAATTCTGGCCAATTAGGGAATACATAAATGCTAATATACCGCTAAATCGGTTAACCCATTTGTTGGATCCCCCTCCGACAGCATTTGACTTAGGACCTTACGCTCTTCAACTCCAGGCACAATACCGCTGATCTCTGCTTCAATCACGGTAGCACCATCTTCTTTGGTAATTGTGACGGATGCTTTGGCTCGACCATTTTGACCTATAGTCGTGATTACCCAACTGCATGTGATCGTTTCACCGACATACACAGGTCCTTTGAATCGGAAATTCATGGCAGACCCCAGCCATCCAATCTGCCCGCCAATCTCGGTAACCATGCTTGCCGTTAGCAGTCCATGGCAAATCGGTGCTGGGAGATTCAGCGCTTTAGCAAAGCGGGCATCGAAATGAACCGGGTTATAGTCTCGCGATATCTTGGCGAAACGAATAACGTCATCATCTGTAAAGATTCGTGAGGTTCTGAATGAGTCCCCTACTTGAAGGCCCTCAGCGGCCCGCTGCCTGAAGCCTACCATTTCTAAGGCGTCCCTTCCGTGATCGCGATTGAAGCATAACAGCGAGATAAGCGGCACGGAGATAGCCGTGTCCGCTTGATTGACTGGTTATCATCTTCCGAAACCTTTATTTTTTTAAACTCTTTCCGATATTCCATGCCTTGCCGAGATTTTCACCGACAGACCAGTAATGATTGTCCGGCATTGTCAGTGTGAACGGATTTACTTTTTTAATATCCAACATATTATCCGTCATATATTTTTCTTCTGTAAAAACCTCTTTAGGCTCCCCTATGTATAGCGTGTTAGACGGCAGTTTGACTGTATCATATAAAGAAAATGACATACAAACCGGACATTCTTCAATCAGTGGCGCTTTGCCTAAATCACCGTAGAAAACATTGAAAAATTCGGATTTATCTGTTTTACCTCCGGAAGCCAGTCCGCAATAATCGGTTTTCTCAATTAACGAAACATCGGGAATATTGATACTGAATTCTTTGTTTTCTTCAATGCCTTTATTTGTATGATGCGGTCCTAATGCTATCGCAAACAAAGGCGGCTTGGAATTGACTCTTGAAACCCAGCCTACAGCCATGAAATTTACTTTCCCCTCAACAACAGAGCCTGCCAATACCATCGGCATTGGATATAAAAAAGCCGAATAACTCTCAATTTTGATTTTTTTCATACTGTCCCCTCCTTGTTATTTGATTACAAAATGAACACAAAGCTCACCTGCCACGCGCTTTTGGGCGGTCAGGTGGAGTGATTAGTTAGAGATTTTATTATTCAAGACGCCTTTTCAAGACGCTCTGCTACCCAAAATTTGATAATAGATTGTCTGGGTACACCCAAACGCCTTGCTTCTTTATCCAGTAATTGAATCATCCACACGGGAAAATCTACATTCACCCTTTTCTGTCCCTGCTCCGGCCGTCTTGCCTTTGACATATCAAGATGCTCGGAAATATCCCCGCCCTCATCAAATTTTTTGTCAAACTCACGAGCCTTCATA
The nucleotide sequence above comes from Deltaproteobacteria bacterium. Encoded proteins:
- a CDS encoding MaoC family dehydratase, with amino-acid sequence MVGFRQRAAEGLQVGDSFRTSRIFTDDDVIRFAKISRDYNPVHFDARFAKALNLPAPICHGLLTASMVTEIGGQIGWLGSAMNFRFKGPVYVGETITCSWVITTIGQNGRAKASVTITKEDGATVIEAEISGIVPGVEERKVLSQMLSEGDPTNGLTDLAVY
- a CDS encoding CopG family transcriptional regulator; this encodes MKAREFDKKFDEGGDISEHLDMSKARRPEQGQKRVNVDFPVWMIQLLDKEARRLGVPRQSIIKFWVAERLEKAS
- a CDS encoding flavin reductase family protein — protein: MKKIKIESYSAFLYPMPMVLAGSVVEGKVNFMAVGWVSRVNSKPPLFAIALGPHHTNKGIEENKEFSINIPDVSLIEKTDYCGLASGGKTDKSEFFNVFYGDLGKAPLIEECPVCMSFSLYDTVKLPSNTLYIGEPKEVFTEEKYMTDNMLDIKKVNPFTLTMPDNHYWSVGENLGKAWNIGKSLKK